A region from the Lentimonas sp. CC4 genome encodes:
- a CDS encoding c-type cytochrome, which produces MNQQKDPQNRAPDESLCSLLVSFNFLFFTCLLAGMLILPLKSLFTGSGEAGHGDAEAEMHAAAGETEEIASAGKAAYMICSSCHGPDGAGIQAMNAPAIAGQEDWYLKRQIHKFKDGQRGTHAEDIYGMQMRPMAMILTDDAKIDEVVEYIASLPAPHPEPTLDGDAAKGKAAYMLCQACHAPDGKGNKLMNAPGLTGLPDWYIVTQLKNYKAGIRGAHPKDIEGMQMAPMAKTIADEQAMKDLAAYINSLGAAK; this is translated from the coding sequence ATGAACCAACAAAAAGACCCTCAAAACCGTGCACCGGACGAATCGCTTTGCTCGCTTCTGGTCAGCTTTAATTTTCTTTTCTTCACATGCCTGTTGGCGGGCATGTTGATTCTGCCACTGAAGTCGCTTTTTACGGGTTCGGGAGAGGCCGGTCATGGTGATGCTGAAGCCGAGATGCATGCCGCCGCAGGCGAGACTGAGGAGATCGCTTCAGCTGGTAAGGCTGCGTATATGATTTGTTCATCCTGCCACGGTCCTGATGGTGCTGGCATCCAGGCGATGAACGCTCCAGCAATTGCTGGGCAAGAGGATTGGTATCTTAAGCGCCAGATTCATAAGTTTAAGGACGGCCAACGCGGCACGCATGCCGAAGATATTTATGGTATGCAGATGCGCCCAATGGCGATGATACTTACCGATGACGCAAAGATCGACGAAGTCGTAGAGTATATTGCAAGTCTTCCAGCTCCGCATCCAGAGCCGACGCTTGATGGTGATGCTGCGAAGGGCAAAGCGGCTTATATGCTTTGCCAAGCGTGCCACGCTCCCGATGGGAAGGGCAACAAGCTGATGAATGCGCCGGGTCTCACAGGTCTACCAGATTGGTATATCGTGACTCAGCTGAAGAATTACAAGGCAGGCATTCGTGGGGCGCATCCGAAGGATATCGAAGGTATGCAGATGGCACCTATGGCTAAGACGATTGCTGATGAGCAAGCGATGAAAGATCTCGCTGCTTATATCAATTCGCTCGGAGCTGCGAAGTAG
- a CDS encoding gamma carbonic anhydrase family protein, with product MTTEERLEKFLDQAPQIDASAYVASGAVVIGAVTLGKNSSVWHNSVLRGDINSIEIGEGSNVQDGSVLHLADNFGVKVGKYVTIGHMAMVHACTIGDECLIGMSATILDGAVIGEQSIVGAGALVTKGTQVPAGSLVLGAPAKVVRALTADERAGLKGMAEKYVTVSRGHKVRQTPELI from the coding sequence ATGACGACCGAAGAACGACTCGAAAAATTTCTAGATCAAGCCCCGCAAATTGACGCCTCGGCCTATGTAGCCTCCGGCGCAGTTGTAATCGGAGCGGTGACACTCGGTAAAAACTCCAGTGTCTGGCACAACAGCGTCCTACGCGGCGACATCAACAGTATCGAAATCGGCGAAGGCTCGAACGTGCAAGACGGCAGTGTGCTGCACCTCGCAGATAACTTCGGGGTCAAAGTTGGCAAATATGTCACGATCGGCCACATGGCCATGGTGCACGCCTGCACCATCGGCGATGAATGCCTCATTGGTATGAGTGCAACGATCTTGGATGGCGCTGTCATTGGCGAACAATCCATCGTCGGCGCAGGTGCCCTCGTCACCAAAGGCACACAAGTGCCCGCAGGCTCACTCGTCCTAGGCGCACCAGCTAAAGTCGTGCGCGCACTCACAGCGGACGAGCGCGCAGGGCTCAAAGGCATGGCAGAGAAATATGTGACCGTTTCACGCGGACATAAGGTGCGACAGACGCCAGAACTCATCTAG
- a CDS encoding porin, with the protein MKRFLASACACTAVCQAQQHHNIEPVSMREDTQDATSDHSQFPIEFCVASAWDSHYVSEGRDNLDGNSLASIEATASYEGFTVGAWGAESPDQDYREYNYWLEYSYEWQAFTFTVGYTYLDFDTDKAHDNEVSFYIGYTLPWEVELEIGGYYSDENSGCFYEAILSREFEVMDQLSLLPFIQLGYNDDYIAEGHNGLNNLTLGLECNCALTEQFSIGAYVAQNIAIDADTKKHADDHLLDDFAYFGLNASYSF; encoded by the coding sequence ATGAAACGATTCCTAGCCTCAGCCTGCGCTTGCACCGCTGTCTGCCAAGCGCAACAGCACCATAACATCGAGCCTGTTTCGATGCGCGAAGACACACAGGACGCGACCAGCGATCATTCACAATTTCCAATAGAATTCTGCGTCGCCAGCGCATGGGATAGCCACTACGTATCAGAAGGTCGCGACAACTTGGACGGTAACAGCCTCGCCAGTATCGAAGCCACGGCCAGCTATGAAGGCTTCACCGTCGGAGCATGGGGCGCCGAAAGTCCAGATCAAGACTACCGCGAATACAACTACTGGCTGGAATATAGCTACGAATGGCAGGCATTTACATTCACCGTCGGCTATACCTATCTAGATTTCGACACCGACAAGGCGCATGACAATGAAGTCTCCTTCTACATCGGCTATACCCTCCCATGGGAAGTTGAACTGGAAATAGGCGGCTACTACTCGGATGAAAATTCTGGCTGTTTCTACGAAGCGATCCTCTCACGGGAATTCGAAGTAATGGATCAACTCAGCCTACTGCCTTTTATTCAACTAGGCTACAACGACGACTACATCGCCGAAGGTCACAACGGACTGAACAACCTGACACTGGGATTGGAGTGCAATTGCGCACTCACAGAGCAATTCAGCATTGGAGCCTACGTAGCACAAAATATCGCAATCGATGCTGACACCAAAAAGCACGCCGACGACCACCTGCTAGATGACTTCGCCTACTTTGGCTTAAACGCAAGCTACAGCTTTTAA
- a CDS encoding FeoA family protein: protein MRLDKITKNGLFRVKSLNCDNECIARLMSMGLLPDQEIRLVHEAPLGDPIAIEFNGCHMSLRLVDAANVEVEPID, encoded by the coding sequence ATGCGACTAGACAAAATCACCAAAAACGGACTCTTCCGCGTAAAGTCCCTGAATTGCGACAATGAATGCATCGCCCGCCTGATGTCGATGGGGCTACTGCCTGACCAAGAAATCCGCTTGGTGCATGAAGCGCCTTTGGGTGATCCCATTGCGATTGAGTTCAATGGCTGCCACATGAGCCTACGCTTGGTAGATGCCGCAAATGTTGAAGTCGAACCGATTGATTAA
- the feoB gene encoding ferrous iron transport protein B, translating to MKVPSKDIRIALIGNPNTGKTSLFNTLTGLRQRVGNYSGVTVEKKTGTWTMPMGQEVELIDLPGTYSLSATSLDERVAVDVLTGHADNHAAPDLIVVVVDVENLRRNLFLASQAAELGVPMVIALNCWDVAEKKGLQIDSKLLEQRLAVPVVPTIAKHKRGTTELAKAVEHAIETRPMLIRPKWPEPVKTALATLQKELIDTRGESLREGELQRLIFDRKSAVRERLKSAPEDYEPIIKATRDQLYKDGYQPDAAESLLRYRFINPLLNDILERQALLKHRSKSEGIDQLLLHKFWGLMVFIGMMYVVFQSVYTWAGPLMDLIEGAVGWVQGIAADALVATPMLQSLVADGIIGGVGAFLVFLPQILVLFFFISLLEATGYMARAAFLMDKLFQWCGLNGKSFVPLLTGFACAIPGIMATRTISDNKARMITILVTPLMSCSARLPVYLLLIGAFIEPRYGPSVAGATLFAMHFIGALIAAPLAWMLNKTLNRGRSAPPFVMELPHYRVPQINLVFNRMYESGKEFVVRAGTVIFAMSIIIWALLYFPRSTEVEEVVTTEYMAAASLTELSEADEEAVGKLVDAAFLEQSYMGRFGKLVQPVFAPAGYDWKITVGVLASFPAREIIISTLGITYALGGEIDEESDDLRSTLTNTKWESGPRKGENVFNIPVALSIMVFFALCMQCGATLAVIAKELNWGWAIASFFTLTGVAWIAAVLTYQIGMLFV from the coding sequence ATGAAGGTCCCGAGTAAAGATATCCGCATTGCCCTGATTGGAAACCCCAACACCGGCAAGACCTCCCTCTTCAACACCCTGACTGGCCTTCGCCAACGTGTCGGCAATTACTCTGGCGTCACCGTCGAGAAGAAGACCGGCACCTGGACAATGCCGATGGGGCAAGAGGTCGAGCTCATTGATTTACCCGGCACCTATAGTCTGAGCGCAACGTCCCTAGACGAACGCGTCGCAGTCGACGTGCTCACTGGGCATGCCGACAACCATGCAGCCCCCGACCTCATCGTGGTCGTGGTCGATGTTGAAAATTTGCGCCGCAATCTCTTTCTCGCCTCTCAGGCCGCCGAGCTCGGCGTGCCGATGGTCATCGCCCTGAACTGCTGGGATGTCGCCGAGAAAAAGGGTCTACAAATCGACAGTAAACTACTGGAGCAGCGCCTCGCGGTGCCCGTGGTGCCGACAATTGCCAAGCACAAGCGTGGCACGACCGAGCTGGCCAAAGCCGTCGAGCATGCGATCGAAACTCGCCCGATGCTCATCCGCCCGAAATGGCCGGAGCCCGTAAAGACTGCACTGGCAACACTACAGAAAGAACTGATCGACACACGTGGTGAGTCACTACGCGAAGGCGAACTGCAACGCCTCATTTTCGACCGCAAAAGCGCTGTGCGCGAACGTCTCAAGTCCGCACCAGAAGACTACGAGCCGATCATTAAGGCCACACGCGACCAACTCTACAAAGACGGCTATCAGCCCGACGCCGCCGAATCACTTCTGCGCTACCGCTTCATCAATCCCCTGCTCAACGACATCCTCGAACGTCAAGCGCTACTCAAGCACCGCAGCAAGTCCGAAGGCATTGATCAGCTACTCCTCCACAAATTCTGGGGACTGATGGTTTTCATCGGCATGATGTATGTCGTCTTCCAATCCGTTTATACATGGGCAGGGCCACTCATGGATTTAATCGAAGGAGCCGTCGGTTGGGTGCAAGGCATCGCTGCCGACGCACTCGTCGCGACACCGATGCTGCAGAGTTTAGTGGCCGATGGCATCATCGGAGGCGTGGGCGCGTTCCTCGTCTTCCTGCCGCAGATTCTAGTGCTGTTTTTCTTCATCTCTCTACTCGAAGCGACTGGCTACATGGCACGCGCCGCCTTCCTCATGGATAAGCTCTTCCAATGGTGCGGCCTCAACGGCAAGAGCTTCGTGCCACTGCTCACCGGATTTGCCTGCGCGATTCCCGGCATCATGGCCACCCGCACGATCAGCGATAACAAAGCGCGCATGATCACGATCCTCGTCACACCGCTGATGAGTTGCTCCGCACGCCTACCCGTTTATCTACTACTCATCGGTGCCTTCATCGAGCCTCGTTACGGCCCGAGCGTTGCAGGAGCTACGCTCTTCGCCATGCACTTCATCGGTGCACTCATCGCAGCACCGCTCGCATGGATGCTCAACAAGACATTGAACCGTGGCCGCAGCGCACCTCCATTTGTCATGGAGCTGCCGCACTACCGTGTGCCGCAAATCAACCTCGTATTCAATCGCATGTATGAGAGCGGCAAGGAATTTGTCGTCCGTGCCGGCACCGTGATCTTTGCGATGTCCATCATCATTTGGGCGCTACTGTATTTCCCACGTTCCACCGAAGTCGAAGAAGTCGTCACCACCGAATACATGGCCGCAGCCAGCCTCACTGAGCTCAGTGAAGCAGACGAAGAAGCCGTTGGTAAACTCGTCGATGCCGCATTCCTAGAGCAAAGCTACATGGGTCGATTCGGTAAATTAGTGCAGCCCGTCTTCGCCCCCGCAGGCTACGATTGGAAAATCACCGTCGGCGTCCTAGCGAGTTTTCCAGCACGTGAAATCATTATTTCCACGCTAGGCATTACCTATGCCCTAGGCGGTGAGATCGACGAAGAGTCGGACGATCTGCGCAGCACGCTCACCAACACAAAATGGGAGAGCGGCCCACGCAAAGGCGAGAACGTGTTCAACATCCCCGTCGCACTATCGATCATGGTATTCTTCGCCCTCTGCATGCAGTGCGGCGCGACGCTCGCCGTCATCGCCAAGGAGCTCAATTGGGGCTGGGCAATTGCCAGCTTCTTTACGCTCACCGGAGTGGCATGGATCGCCGCAGTGCTGACCTATCAAATCGGCATGCTGTTTGTGTAA
- a CDS encoding FeoB-associated Cys-rich membrane protein, with translation MKYLEIILVGLILVGALIYLQKTFFPKKKGGSSCGCSTKDCQALNRKQ, from the coding sequence ATGAAATACTTAGAAATCATCCTCGTCGGGCTCATCCTCGTCGGCGCACTCATCTACCTGCAAAAAACTTTTTTTCCTAAAAAGAAAGGCGGCTCGAGCTGTGGTTGCAGCACCAAAGACTGCCAAGCACTGAATAGAAAGCAGTAG
- a CDS encoding SpoIIE family protein phosphatase: MKDDPYNAEFLLRRLMEQTTDSIYFKDLQSRFVMVNKTLATAWGFSKREELIGKSDYDSFKEADARQMYEDEQAIIQSGVPIEGLEEETTWKDGRVAWSSTSKVPLIDDSGKTVGTFGISRNITEHKLAALKAARYAEEIRQIKVGMEEDLDIAAEFQKAFFPNTYPVFPRGVSPADSAVEFLHHHHASSTVSGDLCAIRRLSDTECGILLCDVMGHGIRAALGTALIYATLEELALQECDPGEFLARMNERLLPVMRKGHVFMYATACYAVYNASTGLLRIANAGHPSPLLFREQDHSVRWLMDAPAQRGPGLAINEGAKYQTHELQLQPGDALVLYTDGLYEASKPDDDEEFGEDRLLQAAQKYRERSLDALFPALIGEVQHFTGATEFDDDICLVGLKCREIERGLRPET; the protein is encoded by the coding sequence ATGAAAGACGACCCTTATAATGCTGAGTTTCTCCTGAGAAGGCTGATGGAGCAGACGACTGATAGTATCTACTTCAAGGATTTGCAGTCCCGGTTCGTCATGGTGAATAAAACGTTGGCCACCGCATGGGGCTTTTCCAAGCGTGAAGAGCTGATCGGTAAAAGCGACTACGATAGTTTTAAGGAAGCGGATGCTCGTCAGATGTATGAGGACGAACAGGCTATTATCCAAAGTGGTGTGCCGATCGAAGGTCTGGAGGAGGAAACCACATGGAAGGATGGTCGTGTGGCGTGGTCTTCAACTTCAAAGGTTCCCTTGATCGATGATTCGGGTAAGACAGTGGGGACGTTTGGGATATCGCGCAATATTACCGAGCACAAGCTGGCTGCTCTGAAGGCTGCCCGCTATGCGGAGGAGATACGTCAGATCAAGGTGGGAATGGAGGAAGATCTCGACATCGCCGCAGAGTTTCAAAAGGCATTTTTCCCAAATACATATCCTGTCTTCCCGCGTGGGGTTTCCCCCGCAGACAGTGCTGTTGAGTTTCTACATCATCACCATGCTAGTTCGACAGTGAGTGGTGATCTATGTGCGATACGGCGATTGTCGGATACCGAGTGCGGCATCTTATTGTGTGATGTGATGGGGCATGGAATACGGGCAGCATTGGGCACGGCGCTTATCTATGCCACACTGGAAGAGCTTGCGCTCCAGGAGTGTGATCCAGGAGAGTTTCTTGCTAGAATGAACGAGCGACTGTTGCCGGTGATGCGTAAAGGACACGTGTTTATGTATGCGACTGCGTGTTACGCGGTGTATAATGCGAGCACCGGGTTACTACGGATCGCGAATGCGGGGCATCCATCGCCACTTCTGTTTCGTGAGCAGGATCACTCTGTGCGTTGGTTGATGGATGCCCCGGCTCAACGCGGGCCTGGGTTGGCAATTAACGAAGGTGCAAAGTATCAGACGCATGAGTTACAGTTGCAGCCTGGGGATGCGTTGGTGCTGTATACCGACGGGTTGTATGAAGCCTCTAAGCCTGACGATGACGAGGAGTTTGGTGAGGATCGCTTATTGCAGGCAGCGCAGAAGTATCGCGAGCGATCGCTTGATGCGCTGTTTCCTGCGTTGATCGGGGAGGTGCAGCACTTTACCGGTGCTACAGAATTCGACGATGATATTTGTTTGGTCGGTTTGAAGTGCCGAGAGATTGAGAGGGGGCTGAGACCTGAGACCTGA
- a CDS encoding MFS transporter, whose amino-acid sequence MQLSPIKAYVYPGYGIVSVGKVAVEVTLQLYLFDYYTRILGLSPLLAGLAFAVAILWDALSDVIVSLGLIAARQRGVSYSAVMWVGSLLLAGATVLLFAPSGQGTQMGLFLHLLVAYVLVNTGMTLVDLPQSSLSAELSTSANERNKLLASRMGFGIGGLAIGSALPGLLLGQSGDLSAGDALRDSRQLSAWWLAGMVLIGASVTFFMIRRRERATQHTAPAVLPRWRELRGLLQDRGFMCILYAGIIAAVARTVNAALALIYYRLVLQLSEPQVTQAILPVFTLCIVVSIPLWIWLSKRYGKQRPAAVAVCLLGAIGCVAYPLLPAQLLAPTLFVSVVTGVLCGAVFLVESMITDCIDANAVETSQRKEALYFAVWKSGLKVARAIAFVCVGVGLHVMGVDLAAESLSAQMQTGIVLLFGVFVGVCFILSGWYLLRAQVPRPLHR is encoded by the coding sequence ATGCAACTCTCTCCAATTAAAGCGTATGTCTACCCAGGCTATGGAATCGTCAGTGTGGGGAAGGTTGCTGTGGAGGTGACGCTGCAATTATACCTCTTTGATTATTATACACGTATATTGGGGCTAAGCCCGCTGCTGGCTGGTCTGGCGTTTGCCGTGGCGATTCTTTGGGATGCGCTGAGTGATGTCATCGTGTCGCTGGGGCTGATTGCTGCGCGGCAACGGGGAGTGTCGTATAGTGCGGTGATGTGGGTCGGTTCGTTGCTACTGGCGGGGGCGACTGTGCTCTTATTTGCGCCAAGTGGGCAGGGCACACAAATGGGGCTGTTTCTGCACTTGTTGGTTGCGTATGTGTTGGTCAATACGGGGATGACGTTGGTGGATTTGCCGCAGAGCAGTCTGAGTGCGGAGCTATCGACGAGCGCGAATGAGCGCAATAAGCTACTGGCCTCACGTATGGGTTTTGGGATTGGTGGGCTTGCGATCGGTAGTGCCTTGCCAGGACTATTATTGGGGCAGAGTGGGGACTTGAGCGCGGGTGACGCACTGCGAGACTCTCGACAGCTGAGTGCATGGTGGCTTGCGGGGATGGTGCTGATTGGAGCCAGTGTGACGTTTTTTATGATACGGCGCCGCGAGCGTGCGACGCAGCACACTGCCCCTGCGGTATTGCCTCGTTGGAGGGAGTTGCGTGGCTTGCTACAGGATCGCGGGTTTATGTGTATTTTGTATGCGGGGATTATTGCTGCGGTGGCTCGCACGGTAAACGCGGCGTTGGCATTGATCTACTATCGCCTAGTGCTGCAACTATCTGAGCCGCAGGTGACACAAGCGATCCTGCCGGTGTTTACGCTTTGTATCGTGGTTTCGATCCCCTTGTGGATTTGGCTCTCGAAGCGCTATGGCAAGCAACGGCCTGCCGCGGTTGCGGTCTGCCTACTTGGGGCGATTGGCTGCGTCGCGTATCCGTTGCTGCCTGCCCAGTTGCTGGCGCCGACCTTGTTCGTCTCGGTGGTTACGGGCGTGCTGTGTGGTGCCGTCTTTCTTGTGGAGTCGATGATTACCGACTGTATTGATGCGAATGCGGTTGAGACTTCGCAGCGCAAGGAGGCATTGTATTTTGCCGTGTGGAAGTCTGGTCTGAAAGTCGCTCGTGCGATTGCCTTTGTCTGCGTGGGAGTGGGGCTACATGTGATGGGAGTCGATCTAGCTGCTGAGAGTCTTTCAGCTCAGATGCAAACGGGGATCGTCCTGCTTTTCGGTGTCTTTGTCGGTGTCTGTTTTATACTGTCAGGCTGGTATCTCTTGCGTGCCCAAGTGCCGAGGCCGTTACATCGATAG
- a CDS encoding chalcone isomerase family protein — MHTQRKRLQVRHILLLCVVVLAAPEIANASRELASSQAPQARGTFRHVHAMFFKLYDLTLYTDAPAQATPAEVLNGQHTLRLEFNYLRTIKKEIILESGEKILQRNLSPSELASIEDRVAQLNDAYTTVHRGDQSALSYKQGHGTSLEINGHSIITIPGDDFASLYFRIWLGDQPISSEMRDYLMTPKKQ; from the coding sequence ATGCACACACAGCGAAAAAGACTCCAAGTCAGACACATCCTCCTATTGTGCGTAGTAGTATTAGCCGCCCCTGAGATCGCCAATGCCAGCCGTGAGCTCGCATCATCGCAAGCGCCACAAGCACGTGGCACATTCCGCCATGTCCATGCCATGTTTTTTAAACTCTACGACTTAACATTGTATACCGATGCCCCAGCACAAGCCACTCCCGCGGAGGTGCTCAACGGGCAGCACACATTGCGACTCGAGTTCAACTATCTACGCACCATCAAAAAAGAAATCATTCTGGAATCCGGCGAAAAGATACTGCAGCGCAACTTAAGCCCAAGCGAGCTTGCCAGTATCGAAGATCGCGTAGCGCAGCTCAATGACGCCTACACCACCGTGCATCGCGGCGACCAATCCGCACTCAGCTATAAGCAAGGGCACGGCACATCACTAGAAATCAACGGGCACTCCATCATTACCATACCAGGCGATGACTTCGCCTCGCTCTACTTCCGCATCTGGCTCGGCGATCAACCGATCTCATCTGAAATGCGCGACTATTTGATGACCCCAAAGAAACAGTAA
- a CDS encoding histone deacetylase gives MLSLYYDPVYTEGLDPSVRFPRERYRLLAERLQHHPTIQMQAPRRATREEILRAHQHDYVDQFLAGTLPADIIRRIGLRPWTPAIVERTLRITGGSLQALEEALRTGSITGNMAGGTHHAYYDCGSGYCIFNDLAICALTALQTPTIRRVLILDLDVHQGDGTAAILAGHPDLFTCSIHCESNFPFRKQQSDLDVHLADDTDDAYYLSCLDRTLEKIRPQDFDLILYQAGVDPLAEDALGKLALTRDGLKQRNQRVFAYNRTHGIPIVIFMGGGYAKPIEASVDAFEDLFAAAAAVKSERPSA, from the coding sequence GTGCTCTCCCTCTACTACGACCCTGTCTATACCGAAGGCCTCGACCCCAGCGTCCGCTTCCCCCGCGAGCGCTACCGCCTGCTCGCCGAGCGACTACAGCATCACCCAACCATACAAATGCAGGCGCCGCGGCGCGCGACCCGCGAAGAAATCCTACGCGCCCATCAGCACGACTATGTCGATCAATTTTTAGCAGGCACCCTACCCGCAGACATCATTCGCCGCATCGGGCTACGCCCTTGGACGCCCGCCATCGTAGAGCGCACGCTCCGCATCACCGGAGGCAGCCTACAAGCCCTCGAAGAGGCCCTGCGCACCGGCAGTATCACAGGCAACATGGCAGGCGGCACCCACCACGCCTATTACGACTGCGGCTCCGGTTATTGTATTTTTAACGACCTCGCCATCTGCGCGCTCACCGCACTGCAGACGCCCACCATTCGCCGCGTGCTCATCCTCGACCTCGACGTCCACCAAGGCGACGGCACCGCAGCCATCCTCGCCGGGCACCCCGACCTGTTCACCTGCTCCATTCACTGCGAAAGCAACTTCCCCTTCCGCAAGCAACAGAGCGACCTCGACGTGCACCTCGCCGACGACACCGACGACGCTTACTATCTCAGCTGCCTCGACCGCACACTCGAAAAGATCCGCCCACAGGACTTCGACCTCATCCTCTACCAAGCCGGCGTCGACCCCTTAGCCGAAGACGCCCTCGGCAAACTCGCCCTCACCCGCGACGGTCTCAAGCAACGCAATCAACGCGTCTTCGCCTACAACCGCACGCACGGCATCCCCATCGTCATCTTCATGGGCGGCGGCTACGCCAAACCGATCGAAGCCAGCGTCGACGCCTTCGAAGACCTCTTCGCGGCGGCCGCCGCAGTGAAGAGTGAGCGGCCTTCGGCCTAG
- a CDS encoding DUF3024 domain-containing protein has translation MPFTEFEDASIRAAMDAFIERRRPEPSIRAEVDLAYRIEGFSVVIHEIRPSYADRSVMSEPMVAKATYVRTKNHWKVLWQRASLKWQSYDPEPTVKHIDGFIKLVDEDAYACFWG, from the coding sequence ATGCCTTTTACTGAATTTGAAGATGCGTCGATTCGCGCGGCGATGGATGCGTTTATTGAGCGCCGTCGTCCAGAGCCTTCTATACGAGCTGAGGTTGACCTCGCTTACCGGATCGAGGGCTTCAGTGTGGTGATCCACGAAATACGTCCCTCGTATGCGGATCGTTCGGTGATGTCTGAGCCGATGGTGGCCAAGGCGACGTATGTGCGGACTAAAAATCACTGGAAAGTGCTGTGGCAGCGAGCGAGCCTTAAATGGCAGAGCTACGATCCTGAGCCTACGGTAAAGCATATTGACGGCTTTATTAAGCTAGTGGATGAGGATGCTTACGCCTGTTTCTGGGGGTGA
- a CDS encoding DNA cytosine methyltransferase gives MKHLKVNGVAKFASPKAGALVIHQDDALRLLLTLESATDHSETIQQALPTIIEDWLHHPKECPEQLNASYATKWLDTLRYHCIEASRNPGSAPKKATKHPKPVYIDFSPVVNATEPKTKGALKIQHKTALKLLLTIESTTVFDAHIREELPAIISHWLQNTTEPPILLDDTYGQKWMDILRFHCQLQRLKKATAIIQMSKAPKSVKIDYSDIPFPPQTNPKFTFIDLFAGIGGFRIALEELGGKCVFSSEWEPKAKETYYQNYGEVPFGDITQFTKTQEAGNLTPEHIPNHDTLCGGFPCQPFSQAGKQLGFEDARGTLFFDILTIAKTQRPKVLFLENVKRLKGHDKGKTFTVICNALREIGYTVYEKVVRAYDQGVPQNRERIFIVAFSTPIEFEFPKDNRHSVYKKLGDIFEKKPDEKYTISDRMWDGHQRRKEGHKNKGNGFGYSLFNAKDEYANTISARYWKDGSEILIEQKNKNPRVLTPRECARLQGYPEDFQPHQSKRHAYQQFGNSVAVPVIEAIGAQIIKGLASK, from the coding sequence GTGAAACACCTCAAAGTGAACGGCGTTGCCAAATTCGCATCCCCCAAAGCAGGTGCCTTGGTCATCCATCAAGACGACGCACTACGGCTCCTGCTGACACTCGAATCCGCAACGGATCACAGCGAAACAATCCAACAAGCACTCCCCACCATTATTGAGGATTGGCTGCACCATCCTAAAGAATGCCCGGAGCAGCTGAACGCATCATACGCCACGAAATGGCTGGATACCTTGCGCTATCATTGCATTGAGGCTTCGCGCAACCCAGGCTCTGCTCCCAAGAAAGCGACCAAGCATCCGAAGCCCGTCTATATTGACTTCTCGCCAGTCGTTAACGCCACTGAACCAAAGACAAAAGGCGCTCTAAAAATTCAGCACAAAACCGCGCTGAAGCTTTTACTTACCATAGAATCGACCACTGTTTTTGACGCACACATCCGCGAAGAATTACCTGCGATCATCTCTCACTGGCTACAAAACACTACTGAGCCACCGATCCTATTAGATGACACCTATGGTCAAAAGTGGATGGATATTCTGCGTTTCCATTGCCAACTGCAACGACTCAAAAAAGCGACAGCGATCATCCAAATGTCGAAGGCACCTAAATCGGTTAAAATCGATTATTCAGATATCCCCTTCCCTCCTCAAACAAATCCAAAGTTCACTTTCATTGATCTCTTTGCCGGCATAGGCGGCTTCCGAATTGCCCTAGAAGAACTGGGCGGAAAATGCGTCTTTTCTTCCGAGTGGGAGCCCAAAGCCAAGGAAACCTATTATCAAAACTATGGTGAAGTGCCATTTGGTGACATAACTCAGTTTACTAAGACGCAAGAAGCAGGTAATCTAACACCAGAACATATCCCCAACCATGACACACTCTGCGGGGGCTTTCCCTGCCAGCCGTTTTCGCAAGCAGGGAAACAGTTGGGATTCGAAGATGCCCGCGGCACACTCTTCTTTGACATACTAACGATAGCAAAGACTCAACGCCCTAAAGTCCTATTTCTAGAAAACGTCAAACGTCTCAAAGGCCACGACAAAGGGAAAACATTCACAGTCATTTGCAATGCACTGCGAGAAATTGGCTATACTGTTTATGAAAAAGTAGTGCGTGCCTATGACCAAGGCGTCCCACAGAATCGCGAACGAATTTTCATCGTCGCGTTTTCAACCCCAATCGAATTCGAGTTTCCTAAAGACAATCGCCACAGCGTTTACAAGAAGCTGGGAGATATATTCGAAAAGAAACCAGACGAGAAATATACGATTTCAGACAGGATGTGGGATGGTCACCAACGCCGAAAAGAAGGACACAAAAATAAAGGCAATGGATTTGGCTATTCCTTATTCAATGCCAAAGATGAATACGCAAATACAATATCGGCTCGCTACTGGAAGGACGGTAGTGAAATTCTTATCGAACAGAAAAACAAGAACCCAAGAGTCCTGACACCCCGCGAATGCGCACGACTCCAAGGCTACCCTGAGGATTTCCAGCCGCACCAATCAAAGAGGCATGCATATCAGCAATTCGGGAATTCTGTCGCAGTTCCAGTCATTGAAGCCATTGGCGCTCAAATCATAAAAGGCTTGGCAAGTAAATAG